The following coding sequences are from one Streptomyces angustmyceticus window:
- a CDS encoding AMP-binding protein gives MAPNGTSARGSSGASTVAELVRAQWGDHRVGAMYGDLVLTHHELAGGAAARAALLGELLPRDAPPHLGVLLGNVPEYPLWLSAAALAGAAVAGINPTRRGPELARDIRHTDCALLVTERAQLPLLAGLGLPLPPERILVVDDPAHRELLAPYEGATPDEITAGGRGGAGAPTPASRMLLYFTSGSTGAPKAAVCTQGRLAAAGHSLAGYLGVRRDDVHYLCMPMFHGNAVIAGWAPALAGGAAVALRRRFSASAFLPDVRRYGATCFTYVGRAVQYLLATPPAPGDRDHSLRCGFGTEAGTVDAARFAERFGVRLIEGYGSSEGGAAIQRTPDTPPGAIGRDAPGGDLAVVDPETGDELPRGRLDPAGRLLNGERAIGELVNRGRSSFEGYWRNPEATAARTRGRGEGRAGAGWYWTGDLFFRDTEGFFHFVGRTDDRLRVDSENLAAAMIENILARYAPAAGVAVYAVPDPVAGDQVMAALALRDSAAFDPDGFVAFLAAQPDLGTKMAPRFVRTMAALPVTATHKVHRVALRRAGFQCPDPVWWSPVAAADPAAPARSADPAGRAYRPFTTADRTALLALYRAHDRTALLGR, from the coding sequence ATGGCACCCAACGGCACCAGCGCGCGGGGCAGTTCCGGCGCTTCCACCGTCGCGGAACTCGTCCGGGCGCAGTGGGGCGATCACCGGGTGGGGGCGATGTACGGGGATCTCGTGCTCACCCACCACGAGCTGGCGGGCGGCGCCGCCGCGCGGGCCGCGCTGCTGGGGGAGCTGCTGCCGCGGGACGCGCCGCCGCACCTCGGGGTGCTGCTCGGCAACGTGCCGGAGTACCCGCTGTGGCTGAGCGCGGCGGCGCTCGCCGGGGCCGCGGTCGCCGGGATCAACCCCACCCGCCGCGGGCCGGAGCTCGCCCGCGACATCCGCCACACCGACTGCGCGCTGCTGGTCACCGAACGCGCCCAGCTCCCGCTGCTGGCCGGCCTCGGCCTCCCGCTCCCGCCCGAGCGGATCCTCGTCGTGGACGACCCGGCCCACCGGGAACTGCTCGCACCGTACGAGGGTGCGACGCCCGACGAGATCACGGCCGGCGGCCGCGGCGGCGCCGGCGCCCCGACACCGGCCTCCCGGATGCTGCTCTACTTCACCTCCGGCTCCACCGGCGCTCCCAAGGCCGCCGTCTGCACCCAGGGCCGGCTGGCCGCCGCCGGGCACTCGCTGGCCGGGTACCTCGGGGTGCGCCGGGACGACGTCCACTACCTCTGCATGCCGATGTTCCACGGCAACGCCGTCATCGCCGGCTGGGCCCCGGCGCTCGCCGGCGGCGCCGCCGTGGCGCTGCGCCGCCGCTTCTCGGCCTCCGCCTTCCTCCCCGACGTGCGCCGCTACGGGGCCACCTGCTTCACCTACGTCGGCCGGGCCGTGCAGTACCTGCTCGCCACCCCGCCCGCCCCCGGCGACCGGGACCACTCGCTGCGGTGCGGGTTCGGCACCGAGGCGGGCACCGTGGACGCCGCCCGCTTCGCCGAACGGTTCGGCGTCCGCCTGATCGAGGGGTACGGCTCCTCCGAGGGCGGCGCCGCGATCCAGCGCACACCGGACACCCCGCCCGGCGCCATCGGCCGGGACGCCCCCGGCGGCGATCTCGCCGTCGTCGACCCGGAGACCGGCGACGAGCTGCCGCGCGGCCGGCTCGACCCGGCCGGCCGGCTGCTGAACGGGGAGCGGGCGATAGGGGAGCTGGTCAACCGCGGCCGCAGCTCCTTCGAGGGCTACTGGCGCAACCCCGAGGCGACCGCCGCCCGCACCCGAGGCCGGGGCGAGGGCCGGGCCGGCGCGGGCTGGTACTGGACCGGTGACCTCTTCTTCCGGGACACCGAGGGCTTCTTCCACTTCGTGGGACGCACGGACGACCGGCTGCGGGTCGACAGCGAGAACCTCGCCGCCGCGATGATCGAGAACATCCTCGCCCGGTACGCCCCGGCCGCCGGCGTGGCGGTGTACGCGGTGCCCGACCCCGTCGCCGGGGACCAGGTCATGGCGGCCCTGGCGCTGCGGGACAGTGCCGCGTTCGATCCGGACGGCTTCGTGGCCTTCCTCGCCGCCCAGCCCGACCTCGGGACGAAGATGGCGCCCCGGTTCGTACGGACCATGGCCGCGCTGCCGGTGACCGCCACCCACAAGGTGCACCGGGTCGCGCTGCGACGGGCCGGGTTCCAGTGCCCGGACCCGGTCTGGTGGTCCCCGGTGGCCGCCGCGGACCCCGCCGCACCGGCCCGCTCCGCGGACCCCGCCGGCCGCGCCTACCGCCCGTTCACCACCGCGGACCGCACCGCCCTGCTGGCGCTGTACCGCGCCCACGACCGGACCGCTCTCCTGGGACGGTGA
- a CDS encoding IclR family transcriptional regulator: MALKPEPTAPFHSVQYALRVLETISRHADGVTDAQIARETGLPPGQLAHMLSMLRREGYVEQVTDGAYVVGASLLLLGTGGDRDQALRDKLQLTLDHLRDSVGAAVYISRYIDGEVKILHYADGPLAPKVNEWAEFHRTAHASAVGKCLLAQLDHDGRKDHLSRHKTARLTSRTITNEKVLFHKLDSQPPTVPVLDLQEYAVGTVCAAVPITAGSTVGCLALSMPLEHAHRLRQAADTLNRQAAPVLLSLAI, translated from the coding sequence GTGGCGCTGAAGCCCGAGCCGACCGCGCCGTTCCATTCGGTGCAGTACGCCCTTCGCGTGCTCGAAACGATCTCCAGGCACGCCGACGGCGTGACCGACGCGCAGATCGCCCGCGAAACGGGCCTGCCCCCGGGCCAGCTCGCCCACATGCTGTCGATGCTCCGCCGCGAGGGCTATGTCGAGCAGGTCACCGACGGCGCGTACGTCGTCGGCGCCTCGCTCCTGCTGCTGGGCACCGGCGGCGACCGCGACCAGGCCCTGCGCGACAAGCTCCAGCTCACCCTCGACCACCTGCGCGACTCGGTCGGCGCGGCGGTCTACATCAGCCGGTACATCGACGGCGAGGTGAAGATCCTCCACTACGCCGACGGACCGCTGGCCCCCAAGGTCAACGAGTGGGCCGAATTCCACCGGACGGCACACGCCAGCGCGGTCGGCAAGTGCCTGCTGGCGCAGCTCGACCACGACGGCCGCAAGGACCACCTCTCCCGCCACAAGACCGCCCGGCTCACCTCCCGGACGATCACCAACGAGAAGGTCCTGTTCCACAAGCTCGACAGCCAGCCGCCCACGGTCCCCGTCCTCGACCTGCAGGAGTACGCCGTCGGCACGGTCTGCGCGGCCGTACCGATCACCGCCGGATCGACGGTCGGCTGCCTCGCCCTCTCCATGCCGCTGGAGCACGCCCACCGCCTGCGCCAGGCCGCCGACACCCTCAACCGCCAGGCCGCGCCGGTACTGCTGTCGCTGGCGATCTGA
- the ehuA gene encoding ectoine/hydroxyectoine ABC transporter ATP-binding protein EhuA — MSADHTPSEETAGPADTSRTKSAEGTELIRFDHVTKRFGTHTVLDSLDFTVSSGKHVTLIGPSGSGKTTILRLLMTLLKPDEGTIKVGGTYLTHEEKGGKLVPAGEKHIREVRKNIGMVFQQFNLFPNMKVLRNITEAPVHVLGMEKDAAEERARELLELVGLTAHLDKYPTQLSGGQQQRVAIARALAMRPQVLLLDEVTSALDPELVAGVLDVLRDIAHTTDITMLCVTHEMNFARDISDDVLMFDAGRVIESGAPEKIFSEPEHERTREFLSAVL, encoded by the coding sequence TTGTCCGCTGACCACACCCCCTCGGAAGAAACGGCCGGCCCGGCGGACACCTCCCGGACGAAGTCCGCGGAAGGCACCGAGCTGATCCGCTTCGACCACGTCACCAAGCGGTTCGGGACCCACACCGTCCTGGACTCCCTGGACTTCACCGTCTCCTCCGGCAAGCACGTCACCCTCATCGGCCCCTCCGGCTCCGGCAAGACCACGATCCTGCGGCTGCTGATGACGCTGCTGAAGCCGGACGAGGGCACGATCAAGGTCGGCGGCACGTACCTGACGCACGAGGAGAAGGGCGGCAAGCTCGTCCCCGCCGGGGAGAAGCACATCCGCGAGGTCCGCAAGAACATCGGGATGGTGTTCCAGCAGTTCAACCTCTTCCCCAACATGAAGGTGCTGCGGAACATCACCGAGGCGCCGGTGCACGTCCTGGGGATGGAAAAGGACGCCGCCGAGGAGCGGGCCCGCGAACTCCTCGAACTGGTGGGCCTGACCGCGCACCTCGACAAGTACCCGACCCAGCTCTCCGGCGGCCAGCAGCAGCGGGTCGCCATCGCCCGCGCCCTGGCGATGCGCCCGCAGGTGCTGCTGCTGGACGAGGTGACCTCGGCGCTGGACCCGGAGCTGGTGGCCGGGGTGCTCGACGTCCTGCGGGACATCGCGCACACCACGGACATCACCATGCTGTGCGTCACCCACGAGATGAACTTCGCCCGGGACATCTCCGACGACGTCCTGATGTTCGACGCGGGCCGGGTCATCGAATCCGGCGCCCCGGAAAAGATCTTCTCGGAGCCGGAGCACGAGCGCACCAGGGAGTTCCTGAGCGCGGTGCTGTGA
- the ehuD gene encoding ectoine/hydroxyectoine ABC transporter permease subunit EhuD has protein sequence MPDILKGLWITVQATVYGSLVSFALGLVWALALRSRSRWVTWPVSVFVEFIRNTPLLVQLFFLFFVLPTWGLAFAPLTTGVIGLGLHYSTYTSEVYRAGIDGVPEGQWEAATALSLPRRRTWTAVILPQAFRRVVPALGNYVIAMFKDTPLLAGITVADMLFQANSISATTFDYLEPITVVGILFVVISYPTSLLLRALERRLVR, from the coding sequence ATGCCCGACATCCTCAAGGGCCTCTGGATCACCGTCCAGGCGACCGTCTACGGCTCGCTGGTGTCCTTCGCGCTCGGTCTGGTGTGGGCCCTGGCGCTGCGCTCGCGCAGCCGCTGGGTGACCTGGCCGGTGAGCGTCTTCGTCGAGTTCATCCGCAACACCCCTCTGCTGGTGCAGCTGTTCTTCCTGTTCTTCGTCCTGCCGACCTGGGGTCTGGCCTTCGCGCCGCTGACCACCGGCGTCATCGGCCTGGGCCTGCACTACTCGACGTACACCTCCGAGGTCTACCGCGCCGGCATCGACGGGGTGCCGGAAGGCCAGTGGGAGGCCGCCACGGCGCTGAGCCTGCCGCGCCGGCGGACCTGGACCGCGGTGATCCTGCCGCAGGCCTTCCGCCGGGTGGTGCCCGCGCTGGGCAACTACGTGATCGCGATGTTCAAGGACACACCGCTGCTGGCCGGCATCACCGTCGCCGACATGCTCTTCCAGGCGAACAGCATCAGCGCCACCACCTTCGACTACCTGGAGCCGATCACCGTCGTCGGCATCCTCTTCGTGGTCATCTCCTACCCCACCTCCCTCCTCCTGCGAGCCCTGGAGCGTCGCCTTGTCCGCTGA
- the ehuC gene encoding ectoine/hydroxyectoine ABC transporter permease subunit EhuC — protein sequence MTGALWELFFEGLWITVQLMVYSAALAAVVAFSIGLARTSRFWIVRFLSGVYVEFFRGTSALVLMFWLFFALPLLGWQLVGIWAGTLALGLSYGAYGSEIVRGAVQSVAPAQREAAIALSFTPWQRLRKVILPQAVPEMMPPFNNLLIELLKGTALASLLSIGELTFQAKLARLSTGQSAQIYGIILVLYFAVAFVLTRIMRVLERRAKASVGRAVPKGEGWFSRKLPVEKQGPEALATGGKP from the coding sequence GTGACCGGCGCCCTGTGGGAACTCTTCTTCGAAGGTCTCTGGATCACCGTCCAGTTGATGGTCTACAGCGCCGCCCTGGCCGCCGTCGTCGCCTTCAGCATCGGCCTGGCGCGCACCTCGCGGTTCTGGATCGTCCGTTTCCTGTCCGGCGTCTACGTGGAGTTCTTCCGCGGCACCTCGGCGCTGGTGCTGATGTTCTGGCTGTTCTTCGCCCTGCCGCTGCTGGGCTGGCAGCTGGTCGGCATCTGGGCGGGCACCCTGGCGCTGGGCCTGTCGTACGGCGCGTACGGCTCGGAGATCGTCCGCGGCGCCGTCCAGTCGGTGGCACCCGCCCAGCGCGAGGCGGCCATCGCGCTGAGCTTCACGCCCTGGCAGCGGCTGCGGAAGGTGATACTGCCGCAGGCCGTCCCCGAGATGATGCCGCCCTTCAACAACCTGCTGATCGAGCTGCTCAAGGGCACCGCGCTGGCGTCGCTGCTGTCCATCGGCGAGCTCACCTTCCAGGCCAAGCTCGCCCGGCTGTCGACGGGCCAGAGCGCCCAGATCTACGGCATCATCCTCGTCCTGTACTTCGCGGTGGCGTTCGTGCTGACCCGGATCATGCGGGTGCTGGAGCGCCGCGCCAAGGCCTCGGTCGGCCGGGCGGTGCCCAAGGGCGAGGGCTGGTTCTCCCGCAAACTGCCCGTCGAGAAGCAGGGCCCCGAGGCGCTGGCCACCGGAGGAAAGCCGTGA
- the ehuB gene encoding ectoine/hydroxyectoine ABC transporter substrate-binding protein EhuB, whose protein sequence is MIKRRSAVGIRRRTLLAGVAALGAAGAMGAGTGCSRVDVSGATGGGHQLEDLRKKGTVRMGIASEPPYASINSKGELTGEAPAVAKTIFRRLGIKNFEPVPVEFGALVPGLHSFQYDVIVAGMFINKARCAAVLFSDPDYESKDAFLVLKGNPKNIHSYADIAKGHYRMGSGIGYAEIDYAVGNGVKKDSIQTYGDQIAGMEALEAGRIDVFAGTALTMIEALKTGAHPKVEMTAPFTPEVDGKPQRDGGGYGFRIGETKLRDAFNRELQKMKKSGELLRIARPYGFTKEFQTDLTAKELCKK, encoded by the coding sequence ATGATCAAGAGAAGATCGGCCGTTGGTATCCGGCGGCGAACGCTGCTCGCGGGGGTGGCGGCGCTCGGCGCGGCGGGTGCGATGGGGGCGGGCACGGGCTGCTCCCGGGTCGACGTCTCCGGGGCGACCGGGGGTGGACACCAACTGGAGGACCTGCGGAAAAAGGGCACCGTCCGGATGGGCATCGCCAGCGAACCGCCCTATGCCTCCATCAACAGCAAAGGCGAACTCACGGGTGAGGCCCCCGCGGTCGCCAAGACCATCTTCCGCCGGCTGGGCATCAAGAACTTCGAGCCGGTACCGGTCGAATTCGGCGCATTGGTGCCGGGTCTGCATTCCTTCCAGTACGACGTGATCGTCGCCGGAATGTTCATCAACAAGGCCCGTTGCGCGGCCGTCCTCTTCTCCGACCCGGATTACGAGAGCAAGGACGCCTTCCTCGTCCTCAAGGGCAACCCGAAAAATATCCACTCCTATGCGGATATCGCCAAGGGGCATTACCGGATGGGTTCCGGTATCGGCTACGCGGAGATCGACTACGCGGTCGGCAACGGCGTCAAGAAGGATTCGATCCAGACTTACGGCGACCAGATCGCCGGTATGGAGGCCCTGGAGGCCGGCCGGATCGACGTCTTCGCCGGCACCGCGCTGACCATGATCGAGGCACTGAAGACCGGCGCCCACCCCAAGGTCGAGATGACCGCGCCGTTCACGCCGGAGGTCGACGGCAAGCCCCAGCGCGACGGCGGCGGCTACGGCTTCCGGATCGGCGAGACCAAGCTGCGCGACGCCTTCAACCGCGAGCTGCAGAAGATGAAGAAGAGCGGCGAACTCCTGCGCATCGCCCGGCCGTACGGCTTCACCAAGGAGTTCCAGACCGACCTCACGGCGAAGGAGCTCTGTAAGAAGTGA
- a CDS encoding DUF3830 family protein produces MTDRFIEVSLDKRGVSCTAKLLDDRAPITCNAVWDALPLGGDVFHAKYARNEIYALLAPFAPEEPPLENPTITPIPGDLCYFTFTDTQLGTKSYGYEAQAQHQGRTTVVDLALFYERNNLLINGDAGWVPGIVWGSVVDGLDRMADACQDLWRAGALGETLSFRRA; encoded by the coding sequence ATGACCGATCGCTTCATCGAAGTCTCCCTGGACAAGCGCGGCGTGAGCTGCACGGCCAAGTTGCTCGACGACCGCGCGCCGATCACCTGCAATGCCGTGTGGGACGCGCTCCCGCTCGGCGGCGACGTCTTTCACGCCAAATACGCCCGCAACGAGATCTACGCCCTGCTCGCGCCGTTCGCTCCCGAGGAACCGCCGCTGGAGAATCCGACGATCACTCCGATCCCCGGCGATCTGTGCTACTTCACCTTCACCGACACCCAACTGGGGACGAAGTCCTACGGTTACGAGGCGCAGGCCCAGCACCAGGGCCGCACCACCGTCGTCGACCTCGCGCTGTTCTACGAGCGCAACAACCTGCTGATCAACGGCGACGCGGGCTGGGTGCCGGGCATCGTGTGGGGCAGCGTCGTCGACGGCCTGGACCGGATGGCCGACGCCTGCCAGGACCTGTGGCGGGCCGGAGCCCTGGGGGAGACCCTCAGCTTCCGGCGGGCCTAG
- a CDS encoding amidase: MTTEPTHLADLTATRLAAGYAAGEFSPVEAARAVLERAEAAQAATNCFTRIDADEALSAAKESEERWRAGAPAGPVDGVPVTVKDLILTRGAPTLRGSRTVRAEGPWEEDAPSVARLRESGAVVVGKTTTPEFGWKGVTDSPRHGVTGNPYDPGRTAGGSSGGSGAAVALGAGPLSLGTDGGGSVRIPASFCGIFALKATYGRVPLYPASPFGTLAHVGPMTRDAADAALMMEVICGADWRDWSQLGPVGGSFREALAGPVSGLRVAYSPSLGWDVPVAPEVAAAVRGAVGTLAGLGASVEEIDPGITDPVDAFHTLWFSGAARVVQHLDDAERALLDPGLAEICERGARYSALDYLAAVDVRMALGQAMGRFHSAYDLLVTPTLPITAFEAGAEVPAGSGHTRWTGWTPFTYPFNLTQQPAATVPCGVDGDGMPIGVQLVGARHADALVLRAAHALYEAGTAEIPAPAALGG; this comes from the coding sequence ATGACCACCGAACCGACCCACCTCGCCGACCTCACCGCCACCCGGCTCGCGGCCGGGTACGCGGCCGGCGAGTTCTCCCCCGTCGAGGCGGCCCGGGCGGTGCTGGAGCGCGCCGAGGCCGCGCAGGCCGCGACGAACTGCTTCACCCGGATCGACGCGGACGAGGCGCTGTCGGCCGCGAAGGAATCGGAGGAGCGCTGGCGGGCCGGTGCGCCTGCCGGGCCGGTGGACGGGGTGCCGGTCACCGTCAAGGACCTGATCCTCACCCGGGGCGCGCCGACGCTGCGCGGTTCGCGGACGGTGCGGGCCGAGGGGCCGTGGGAGGAGGACGCCCCGTCGGTCGCCCGGCTGCGGGAGTCCGGGGCGGTCGTCGTCGGCAAGACGACCACCCCGGAGTTCGGCTGGAAGGGCGTCACCGACAGTCCGCGGCACGGGGTGACGGGCAATCCGTACGACCCGGGGCGCACCGCGGGCGGCTCCAGCGGCGGCAGCGGGGCGGCGGTGGCGCTGGGCGCCGGGCCGCTGAGCCTGGGCACGGACGGCGGCGGGTCGGTCCGCATCCCCGCGTCGTTCTGCGGGATCTTCGCCCTCAAGGCGACCTACGGGCGGGTGCCGCTGTATCCGGCGAGCCCGTTCGGGACGCTGGCGCACGTCGGGCCGATGACCCGGGACGCGGCGGACGCGGCGCTGATGATGGAGGTGATCTGCGGCGCGGACTGGCGCGACTGGTCGCAGCTCGGTCCGGTCGGCGGCTCGTTCCGGGAGGCGCTGGCCGGTCCGGTCTCCGGGCTGCGGGTGGCCTACAGCCCGTCGCTCGGCTGGGACGTGCCGGTGGCGCCGGAGGTGGCGGCGGCGGTGCGCGGGGCCGTCGGCACGCTCGCCGGGCTCGGCGCGTCCGTCGAGGAGATCGACCCGGGCATCACGGACCCGGTGGACGCCTTCCACACGCTGTGGTTCAGCGGCGCGGCCCGGGTGGTGCAGCACCTCGACGACGCGGAGCGGGCGCTGCTCGACCCGGGGCTGGCGGAGATCTGCGAGCGGGGCGCCCGGTACAGCGCGCTGGACTATCTGGCCGCGGTCGACGTCCGCATGGCGCTCGGTCAGGCCATGGGCCGCTTCCACAGCGCGTACGACCTGCTGGTGACCCCGACCCTGCCGATCACCGCCTTCGAGGCGGGCGCCGAGGTGCCGGCCGGGTCCGGCCACACCCGCTGGACGGGCTGGACACCGTTCACCTATCCGTTCAACCTCACCCAGCAGCCGGCCGCGACGGTGCCGTGCGGGGTGGACGGCGACGGGATGCCGATCGGCGTCCAGCTGGTCGGCGCCCGGCACGCGGACGCCCTGGTGCTGCGCGCCGCGCACGCCCTCTACGAAGCGGGCACCGCGGAGATCCCCGCGCCCGCCGCCCTCGGGGGATGA
- a CDS encoding D-2-hydroxyacid dehydrogenase, with the protein MSESTVLVLGSDPPPKLDRLAGRARVIFTDEDSLADRLPTADVLLAWDFTSDAIRRAWPETGPRPRWVHTASAGVDQLLCPALVADDTLVTNARGVFEQPIAEYVAGLVIAMAKDFYGSWELQRQRRWQHRETLRLAGSRAVVVGSGPIGRAIGTTLLALGVKVDLVGRRERPDDPRFGRVHASDALNGLLPHADWVICAAPLTEATRGLFGKAAFSRMSPGGRFINVGRGPLVVEDALIAALRERRIAAAALDVFEQEPLATDSPLWDVPHLIVSPHMSGDTLGWRDALAEQFQDNFERWSAGEPLDNLVDKRLGYVPVQ; encoded by the coding sequence ATGTCCGAAAGCACCGTCCTCGTCCTCGGTTCCGACCCGCCGCCGAAGCTCGACCGGCTCGCCGGACGGGCCCGGGTGATCTTCACCGACGAGGACTCGCTCGCCGACCGACTCCCCACCGCCGACGTGCTGTTGGCCTGGGACTTCACCTCCGACGCGATCCGCAGAGCCTGGCCGGAGACGGGCCCCAGGCCCCGCTGGGTGCACACCGCGAGCGCGGGCGTCGATCAGCTGCTGTGCCCTGCGCTGGTCGCCGACGACACCCTGGTGACCAACGCCCGGGGCGTCTTCGAGCAGCCGATCGCGGAGTACGTGGCCGGGCTGGTGATCGCCATGGCCAAGGACTTCTACGGAAGTTGGGAGCTGCAGCGGCAGCGGCGCTGGCAGCACCGCGAGACCCTGCGGCTGGCCGGCAGCCGGGCCGTGGTGGTGGGCTCCGGACCGATCGGCCGGGCCATCGGCACCACCCTCCTGGCACTGGGTGTCAAGGTCGATCTGGTCGGCCGCCGGGAGCGCCCGGACGACCCGCGGTTCGGCCGCGTGCACGCGAGCGACGCGCTGAACGGTCTGCTGCCCCACGCGGATTGGGTGATCTGCGCGGCGCCCCTGACCGAGGCCACCCGCGGCCTGTTCGGCAAGGCGGCGTTCTCCCGGATGTCCCCGGGGGGCCGGTTCATCAACGTCGGCCGCGGGCCGCTGGTCGTCGAGGACGCGCTGATCGCGGCGCTGCGCGAGCGGCGGATCGCGGCGGCGGCGCTGGACGTCTTCGAGCAGGAGCCGCTCGCCACGGACAGCCCGCTGTGGGACGTCCCGCACCTGATCGTCTCGCCCCACATGAGCGGCGACACCCTGGGCTGGCGCGACGCCCTCGCCGAGCAGTTCCAGGACAACTTCGAGCGGTGGTCGGCGGGCGAGCCGCTGGACAACCTCGTCGACAAACGGCTCGGGTACGTGCCGGTGCAGTGA
- a CDS encoding maleate cis-trans isomerase family protein: MDVSFLGGPQPQLGVGVVAPFDFALDRELWRWVPDDVSLHLTRTPFVPVEVSLDLARLVSEHETLQAAVQALCAVSPQVISYACTSGSFVAGVAGERAMCAAMAQAGEVVSLTTSGALIEALREIGARRIAVVTPYTKSVTDSLEDYLGEAGITVTGRAYLGLTRHIWKVPYRDVVDMARAAVVGAADALFISCTNLPTYDVIPQLEAELRMPVLSANQVTMWSALRAIGVQAVGPYQALLDPVARRGPAAMTGSEQEEPGAGLSRATPEAAFAGSAPPDGEALDGLEPPPYPPEDTGGLPPV, from the coding sequence ATGGACGTCTCTTTTCTGGGTGGCCCACAGCCGCAGCTCGGCGTGGGTGTCGTCGCTCCCTTCGACTTCGCTCTCGACAGAGAGCTGTGGCGCTGGGTCCCCGACGACGTGTCCCTCCATCTCACCCGCACCCCTTTCGTGCCCGTCGAGGTCAGCCTCGATCTGGCCCGTCTGGTCAGCGAGCACGAAACGCTGCAGGCTGCCGTACAGGCGCTGTGTGCGGTATCACCGCAGGTCATCTCCTATGCCTGCACCTCCGGCAGCTTTGTCGCCGGGGTGGCGGGCGAGCGGGCCATGTGCGCCGCCATGGCCCAGGCGGGGGAGGTTGTCTCCCTCACGACATCGGGCGCACTGATCGAAGCGCTGCGCGAGATCGGCGCACGGCGCATCGCCGTGGTCACGCCCTACACGAAATCGGTCACCGACTCCTTGGAGGACTACCTCGGTGAAGCGGGCATCACGGTCACCGGCCGGGCCTACCTCGGGCTGACCCGGCACATCTGGAAGGTGCCCTACCGCGACGTCGTCGACATGGCCCGCGCGGCCGTGGTCGGCGCCGCCGACGCCCTCTTCATCAGCTGTACGAACCTGCCGACCTACGACGTCATCCCGCAGCTGGAGGCCGAGCTGCGGATGCCGGTGCTGTCCGCCAACCAGGTCACGATGTGGTCCGCGCTGCGTGCCATCGGCGTCCAGGCGGTGGGCCCGTACCAGGCACTGCTCGATCCGGTGGCGCGCCGCGGCCCGGCCGCGATGACCGGATCGGAGCAGGAGGAACCGGGCGCGGGGCTGTCACGGGCGACCCCCGAGGCCGCCTTCGCCGGCTCCGCGCCACCGGACGGGGAGGCCCTCGACGGCCTGGAACCCCCGCCCTACCCGCCCGAGGACACGGGGGGCCTGCCCCCGGTGTGA